The DNA sequence ACGCAGAATGGCAACGTTGATGCGTGTGCCTTCTACCGGCGCGGTCTTATCTTCTTTGCTGTGGAAGAACCACATAGGAATGTGTTTGACGGGTTCCAAACTTTCGGCATCGGCTTGTCCGTCTATCCATTCAATTGTGTTCGCTTCGCGTCCGCTGAGCAACAGAGCGGCAGCAAAGAAATCGGGACGTTGCTGTAAGAGTTTTAGTGCGCCTTCCGCGCCGCGCGATAATCCGATGAGGTAAATGCGGTTTTTGTCTATATTGGGATGAGCGGCGATCGTTTCCTCAATCATTTTGAGTAGTAGTGCAAGACGATTTTGTGTCTGCCAATGAATGCCGCCGGTTTGCCCCTTGCTTGCATCGTCGAAAGGATCGAAGACGGAGGCATATTGCGGCGCCAGCACAAAACCTTGTTCTTGTTGCAAGGTGGCAATCGCGCCTTTACTGGATAAGAGTTGCGCCGTATTGTCTTTACCCAATTGTCCGGAACCGTGCAGGAAAACGGTAAGCGGATAGGTTTTTTCGCCGACTTGCTGCGGTTGGTAAAGGCGGTAATGAAGCCGGTTGTCGGGATTATCTGCTGCACTGATGTGATGCGGCGTAAAATCTTGCACATAGGGCATGAGAACTTGCGCTGCCGTCGTTTCAATATGGTTTTTGCCTACGGTTTTGCCGTTAAGGAGTTTGAGGTGTCCGTTTTGGCGGATGCGATAGACGAGGCGTTCGCCGTAATATTGCGGTACGCGGTTGGCTTGCACTTTTTCCACGTTGACGATATTGCCTTGCTCGTCTCTTGCACGAAAAGTTTGCGCAGCTTCATTTTCAATCTGCAATTGGTATAAATTGGCATTGGCATCTTGGACGTCTAATTCCAAAATGAGAAATTTTCCTGCCTGCGGACTGGCTGATTTTGCCGCTTTATTATTGCTGTAGGTATTGAGGACGCTACGTTTGCCGGTTTCTTGCTGATCAAGCAGGGTATTAATTTCAAAAATAGGGGCAAGGTGGCTGCCGGAAATCAAATTGTCTTCGTATTCCAGAGCAAGCGCGGAAATTTTTTGCCCGTTTGGACTGAGCTCGGCAATGAGGGTAGCATTAACGATGCTTGTGTCTTGCACCAAATCTGCGGCAAGTGTTGCGCTGTGAATGCCGATAGCTAAAAGGCTGATAATGGCGCTGCGGTATTTATTCATGATATCTCCCGAAAAAAGCCCCTTCGTTTAAAGGGGCTGTGTGTGAATTAGGATTTCAACTTTTGCGTTTTGACGTAGAGCATGATGCCGCCTAATACGCCCAAAGGCAGAATGAGGTCGGTAATCGAACCGTCATTTCCCCATACTAAATTGGCGAGAATAACCAGCGAACCGCCAATTGCCCAAGCGATAGTGGTTGGAATTGACCAAACAATCATTTGTTTTTTCACGTCATTAATTCCCATCATGCGATTCACTACCCAGAATAAGCTGTCATTGAAATAACCGAAGAATAGTGAGCCCATAGTGGCGGCTTGTGCGGCCAGCAGCATGTTTACACCGGGAATCTGCGAAAGAATCGGTGCGGAAATCGAGGCGGCGGTAATCATAGCAACTGTGCCCGAGCCTTGAATAAAGCGGACTAAGGTGGAAACGATGAAGGGGATTAAAATCGGCGAAATAGGCAATTGCGCGATTTCTTTTGCCAAAGCATCACCGGCACCGCTTTCGCGTAAGACCATGCCTAAAGCGCCGCCGGCAC is a window from the Suttonella indologenes genome containing:
- a CDS encoding alpha/beta hydrolase-fold protein, whose protein sequence is MNKYRSAIISLLAIGIHSATLAADLVQDTSIVNATLIAELSPNGQKISALALEYEDNLISGSHLAPIFEINTLLDQQETGKRSVLNTYSNNKAAKSASPQAGKFLILELDVQDANANLYQLQIENEAAQTFRARDEQGNIVNVEKVQANRVPQYYGERLVYRIRQNGHLKLLNGKTVGKNHIETTAAQVLMPYVQDFTPHHISAADNPDNRLHYRLYQPQQVGEKTYPLTVFLHGSGQLGKDNTAQLLSSKGAIATLQQEQGFVLAPQYASVFDPFDDASKGQTGGIHWQTQNRLALLLKMIEETIAAHPNIDKNRIYLIGLSRGAEGALKLLQQRPDFFAAALLLSGREANTIEWIDGQADAESLEPVKHIPMWFFHSKEDKTAPVEGTRINVAILRELKAPFLRYTEFSTMQAGDNGILSKNPHNTWESVFDSPEVIHWLLTQKREQ